Proteins encoded within one genomic window of Desulfonatronospira thiodismutans ASO3-1:
- a CDS encoding transposase: MPFTYEDEPFFSAYQAITDVWKNRKPQRVVAESFNISRNTLKDWDHSFALYGTVALLPEISHEQVDPALERLVILVKLSRPHERANHALRLAKALGIEDASLEHIRQIQRSYGYGQRMDEADICFWSGLQHILESVIKQKEKPPARPVHNLHDRPGTFFNYQRDHLQHRVELFKALSKLEKKRQIRPVLQEFGMAPNRFYVLKNRYMLYGVWGLADLVQKGQTGEKISPQLELQIIEERLMDPSLSTAKMIKKLNLKCSRANVQKIYARWKLSRFKKPVAIRGVISSPVPAQVTEKQSPVEASAKSRFPDLVDTSGLKVNRSFLQFIKHLAYRKVVISNPGTLIVAPFLDQLGVIEAWHTYGPNSLRTSEITNNIIVNVMRIIAGFPSIHDFTLNADRSVAVASGLVLNPGKTRFYDAFDEIRFSHLQFLRNDASCRARELGIIEGKEIAIDYHCDPSDSRFPEDKALSKAPDKNGDMTYAHRPQILWDSMTNTIINIAYCEGKSRAPSALYRFCERNLFMIIDPDVIKEIYADSEYTGEKQLIYLTVRSESDITMCLKQNPKIKRWKEATIQQGVWQDYREQYRIASKDFILPETKKPFRFVVKQNKETSEIRCFGSTHTDYSPTKILDAYHIRWPVETGIKDLIENYFLNKPTGTSPEKVEAHYYCIMLARLAVDYFRSQLCIPQWQSPEDWKCVLSTIRTSIFSNQNCELSLDDSGDLLITYLDGDRQGIKKRLAELLTSRKETGLNRVSWWGNRGVQIQVKDQYAI; this comes from the coding sequence GTGCCTTTTACTTATGAAGACGAACCATTCTTCTCTGCCTATCAGGCCATCACCGATGTATGGAAAAATCGAAAACCACAAAGGGTTGTGGCTGAATCTTTCAACATCAGTCGAAACACCTTGAAAGACTGGGATCACTCATTTGCTCTTTATGGGACCGTGGCTCTTTTACCGGAGATATCTCATGAGCAGGTTGACCCGGCTCTGGAGCGACTGGTTATCCTGGTCAAACTTTCAAGACCACATGAACGTGCCAACCATGCCTTACGACTCGCCAAGGCCCTGGGGATTGAAGACGCCTCCTTGGAACATATCCGCCAGATTCAGCGTTCTTATGGCTATGGCCAGCGAATGGATGAAGCAGACATTTGTTTTTGGTCCGGCCTGCAACATATCCTGGAATCCGTAATCAAGCAAAAAGAAAAACCGCCTGCCAGGCCAGTTCATAACCTGCACGACCGGCCTGGTACTTTTTTCAATTATCAGCGCGACCACCTTCAACATCGAGTTGAGCTATTCAAGGCCTTATCCAAGCTTGAAAAAAAACGCCAGATTCGCCCAGTGCTTCAAGAATTCGGCATGGCCCCCAATCGGTTCTATGTGTTGAAAAACCGGTATATGCTCTATGGGGTCTGGGGCCTGGCTGATCTTGTCCAAAAGGGGCAAACCGGTGAGAAGATTTCCCCCCAGCTGGAGCTTCAAATCATAGAAGAAAGACTGATGGATCCGTCCCTGTCCACAGCCAAGATGATAAAAAAGCTCAATTTGAAATGTTCCCGGGCCAATGTCCAAAAGATCTATGCTCGATGGAAACTCTCACGATTCAAAAAACCCGTTGCCATCCGAGGTGTTATCTCCAGCCCGGTTCCGGCTCAGGTGACTGAGAAACAGTCACCGGTAGAAGCCTCGGCCAAATCCCGATTTCCTGATCTCGTTGATACCTCCGGGCTCAAAGTGAACCGTTCTTTCCTTCAATTCATCAAGCACCTGGCCTACCGCAAGGTGGTCATCAGCAACCCAGGAACTTTGATCGTGGCTCCTTTCCTGGATCAATTAGGGGTCATTGAAGCATGGCACACCTACGGCCCAAACAGCCTGCGCACTTCTGAGATCACCAACAATATTATCGTGAATGTCATGCGCATTATCGCTGGTTTTCCCAGCATCCATGACTTTACACTCAATGCTGACCGCTCTGTAGCCGTGGCTTCAGGACTGGTTCTCAACCCAGGAAAAACCAGATTCTACGATGCATTCGATGAGATTCGCTTCAGCCATTTGCAGTTCCTGCGAAACGATGCCTCTTGCCGGGCCAGGGAACTGGGGATCATTGAGGGCAAAGAGATTGCCATAGATTATCACTGTGATCCCTCGGATAGCCGGTTTCCTGAAGACAAAGCATTGAGCAAGGCTCCTGATAAAAACGGTGATATGACGTACGCTCACAGGCCGCAGATCCTCTGGGACAGCATGACCAACACCATCATTAATATCGCCTACTGTGAAGGCAAGTCCAGGGCTCCGTCAGCCCTGTACCGCTTCTGTGAACGAAACCTGTTTATGATCATTGACCCTGACGTTATCAAGGAAATTTATGCAGATTCCGAGTATACCGGAGAAAAACAGCTGATATATTTGACTGTTCGTTCGGAATCGGACATTACCATGTGCCTCAAACAAAACCCCAAGATCAAGCGTTGGAAAGAGGCAACCATCCAGCAAGGGGTCTGGCAGGATTACCGGGAGCAATATCGCATTGCCAGTAAGGACTTCATTCTCCCAGAAACAAAAAAGCCCTTTCGTTTTGTGGTCAAGCAAAACAAAGAAACCAGTGAGATCCGCTGCTTTGGAAGTACACATACAGACTACAGCCCGACCAAGATCCTGGATGCCTACCACATCCGCTGGCCGGTGGAAACTGGCATCAAAGATCTTATCGAGAACTACTTCCTGAACAAACCCACAGGCACGTCTCCAGAAAAAGTGGAGGCTCATTACTATTGCATCATGCTTGCTCGGCTCGCTGTTGATTATTTTCGGTCCCAGCTATGTATACCTCAGTGGCAAAGCCCTGAAGACTGGAAATGTGTCTTGTCCACCATCCGAACCAGCATATTCAGCAATCAAAACTGCGAACTGAGCCTTGATGACTCCGGCGACCTCCTCATTACATATCTGGACGGAGATCGTCAGGGGATTAAAAAGAGACTTGCCGAACTTCTTACCAGCAGAAAAGAAACAGGCCTCAACCGCGTTTCCTGGTGGGGAAATCGAGGCGTTCAGATTCAGGTCAAAGATCAGTATGCCATATGA
- the clpB gene encoding ATP-dependent chaperone ClpB yields MDINKFTQKSQEAISAAQEVAMRLGHQQVEVEHLFKSLLEQEQGLVPRILQQAGYNPSSISTSLDKQLEKLPRVSGPGSQPGQIYVTQRLNSLLLKAQDLAKNMQDEYVSVEHILLSILDESPSTGAGKVIAEYKIDKNKVLSALTSVRGSQRVTSSSPEETYDALKKYGRDLVEEAQEGKLDPVIGRDSEIRRCIRILSRRTKNNPVLIGEAGVGKTAIAEGLAQRILNRDVPEGLKDKTIFALDMGALIAGAKYRGEFEERLKAVLKEVQQSEGRILLFIDEIHTIVGAGKGEGSMDAGNLLKPMLARGELHCIGATTINEYRKNIEKDPALERRFQPVMVDEPSVEDTISILRGLRERFEVHHGVRISDGSLVSAATLSHRYISDRFLPDKAIDLIDESAAKIRSEIDSLPTELDEINRKIMQLEIEQEALKREKDEASRERLEKLGQELADLKEEQARLRSRWEREKESINSLRSLKEDIERTKLEIENAERAYDLNKAAELRYGKLHQLEKELAEKESAISGDSDEEMLLKEEVGPDDVAEIISKWTGIPVTKLLEGEREKLLKLADILHERVIGQDEAVDAVADAVLRARSGLKDPNRPIGSFLFLGPTGVGKTELTKTLALNLFDTVENMVRLDMSEYMEKHTVARMIGAPPGYVGYDEGGQLTEAIRRKPYSVILFDEVEKAHADVFNVLLQIMDDGRLTDSHGRTVDFKNTVIIMTSNLGSQYLLEGISPEGHLREDARDQVMSTVKSHFRPEFLNRLDEIVLFKPLLLEEIEQIIELLLQQIRNRLQDRKISVELSDTARHFIAKEAYDPVYGARPLRRYLQQHVETPLAKEIISGRLMDGQQVTIDLENDQLSIKAQ; encoded by the coding sequence ATGGATATAAATAAATTCACACAGAAATCGCAGGAAGCTATATCAGCTGCCCAGGAAGTGGCCATGCGCCTGGGGCACCAGCAGGTTGAGGTGGAGCACCTGTTTAAATCCCTGCTGGAGCAGGAACAGGGACTTGTTCCCAGGATTCTGCAGCAGGCCGGGTATAATCCCTCATCCATCAGCACTTCCCTGGACAAGCAACTTGAGAAACTGCCCCGGGTGAGCGGACCAGGAAGCCAGCCGGGGCAGATATACGTGACCCAGAGGCTGAATTCGCTTCTGCTCAAGGCCCAGGACCTGGCCAAGAACATGCAGGACGAATACGTAAGCGTGGAGCATATACTTCTGTCCATCCTGGATGAATCTCCTTCCACCGGGGCGGGCAAGGTCATAGCCGAGTACAAAATCGATAAGAACAAGGTGTTGTCGGCTCTAACCAGCGTCAGGGGCAGCCAGAGGGTGACTTCGTCTTCCCCGGAAGAAACCTACGATGCCCTGAAAAAATACGGCCGTGACCTGGTGGAAGAGGCCCAGGAAGGCAAGCTTGATCCGGTTATAGGCCGGGACAGCGAGATTCGCCGGTGCATAAGGATCCTGTCCAGGCGGACCAAGAACAACCCGGTACTCATAGGTGAAGCCGGAGTGGGCAAGACGGCCATAGCTGAGGGCCTGGCCCAGAGGATACTTAACCGGGACGTGCCCGAGGGGCTCAAGGACAAAACCATCTTCGCTCTGGACATGGGTGCTCTTATAGCCGGGGCCAAGTATCGCGGCGAGTTTGAAGAGCGTCTCAAGGCGGTGCTCAAGGAGGTTCAGCAGTCTGAAGGTCGGATCCTGCTTTTTATCGATGAGATACACACTATCGTGGGGGCCGGCAAAGGTGAGGGTTCCATGGATGCCGGCAACCTGCTAAAACCCATGCTGGCCCGTGGGGAACTGCACTGCATAGGGGCCACAACCATAAATGAATACCGCAAGAATATCGAAAAGGACCCGGCCCTGGAGCGGCGCTTTCAGCCGGTTATGGTGGACGAGCCCAGCGTGGAGGATACCATATCCATTCTGCGCGGCTTGCGGGAACGCTTTGAAGTGCATCACGGGGTGCGCATAAGCGACGGGTCCCTGGTTTCCGCGGCCACCCTGTCGCACCGTTATATATCAGACCGTTTTCTACCGGATAAGGCTATTGACCTGATAGACGAATCCGCGGCCAAGATCCGCAGTGAAATCGACTCCCTGCCCACTGAGCTTGACGAAATAAACCGCAAGATCATGCAGCTGGAAATCGAGCAGGAAGCCCTGAAACGCGAAAAGGACGAGGCTTCCAGGGAAAGGCTGGAAAAACTCGGGCAGGAACTTGCTGATCTAAAAGAAGAGCAGGCCAGGCTTAGAAGCAGGTGGGAGCGCGAAAAGGAATCCATAAACTCCCTGCGCTCTCTCAAGGAAGATATTGAGCGTACAAAGCTGGAAATTGAAAACGCAGAAAGGGCTTATGACCTGAACAAGGCAGCCGAGCTTCGCTACGGCAAGCTGCACCAGCTTGAAAAGGAGCTGGCAGAGAAGGAATCGGCCATAAGCGGCGACAGTGACGAGGAGATGCTTTTAAAGGAAGAAGTGGGCCCTGACGATGTGGCGGAGATAATATCCAAATGGACCGGCATACCGGTAACCAAACTCCTGGAAGGAGAACGCGAAAAGCTGTTAAAGCTTGCCGACATCCTGCACGAGCGGGTCATCGGTCAGGACGAGGCTGTGGACGCCGTAGCTGATGCAGTGCTGCGGGCCAGGTCGGGGCTCAAGGATCCCAACCGGCCCATAGGCTCTTTCCTGTTTCTGGGTCCCACAGGAGTGGGTAAGACCGAGCTGACCAAGACCCTGGCCCTGAATCTGTTTGACACCGTGGAGAACATGGTGCGCTTAGACATGTCCGAGTACATGGAAAAGCACACCGTGGCCCGCATGATCGGGGCTCCCCCGGGATATGTGGGATATGACGAGGGCGGTCAGCTCACCGAAGCCATCCGGCGCAAGCCCTACAGCGTAATTCTCTTTGACGAAGTGGAAAAGGCCCATGCAGACGTGTTCAACGTCCTTCTGCAGATAATGGACGACGGCAGGCTGACAGACAGTCACGGCCGCACCGTAGACTTCAAAAACACGGTCATCATCATGACCTCCAACCTGGGATCGCAGTACCTTCTGGAGGGCATAAGCCCCGAAGGCCATCTGCGCGAGGATGCCCGGGACCAGGTAATGAGCACCGTCAAGTCACATTTCAGGCCGGAGTTTTTAAACCGCCTGGATGAGATTGTCTTGTTCAAGCCTTTGCTCCTGGAAGAAATCGAGCAGATCATTGAACTTCTTCTGCAGCAGATCCGAAATCGCCTGCAGGACCGCAAGATCAGTGTTGAACTAAGCGACACAGCCAGGCACTTCATCGCCAAAGAGGCTTACGACCCGGTCTACGGGGCCAGGCCACTGCGCAGATACCTGCAGCAGCACGTGGAAACGCCCCTGGCCAAGGAGATAATCTCCGGCAGGCTTATGGACGGCCAGCAGGTCACCATAGACCTGGAAAACGATCAGTTAAGCATCAAGGCACAATAA
- a CDS encoding chaperone modulator CbpM has protein sequence MSNYIQTRRQGNLIRANLIHWSQFVQRTGVCPSMLGELVEMGWVESICTSPESYHFPEKEVFRVQKLVRLCRDFELPTIGGVLIIDLLDRIEQQDKEIRQLRRLI, from the coding sequence ATGTCCAACTATATACAAACCCGAAGACAGGGAAATTTGATCAGGGCCAATCTGATACACTGGTCCCAGTTTGTGCAGCGTACCGGGGTGTGCCCCAGTATGCTGGGCGAACTCGTTGAGATGGGCTGGGTTGAGTCCATCTGTACTTCGCCTGAAAGCTATCATTTCCCGGAAAAGGAAGTTTTCCGGGTACAGAAACTGGTCCGCCTGTGCCGGGACTTTGAGCTGCCGACCATCGGCGGCGTGCTCATTATTGACCTGCTGGACAGAATCGAGCAGCAGGACAAGGAAATCAGGCAACTGAGAAGATTAATATAG
- a CDS encoding DnaJ C-terminal domain-containing protein: MEYKDYYKILGVDKNASQEEITKAYKKLARKYHPDLNPDDSTAEDRFKDVNEAYEVLKDPEKRKHYDALGADWQHGQNFQPPPGYENVHFEFRGDPGAGQGFDMGGFSDFFESIFRGFGGAGQDFRGGGTRGFRGDPFSGGGFSSKGQDAEATLELTLEEAYKGGKKSITLQEQVMGADGMPHVQNKTLSVNVPKGIKDGSKIRLSGQGSPGRGQGAAGDLYLKVRIAPHPYFKVDGNNIIYDLPLAPWEAVLGAKVRVPTLDGDVEMNIPSGMSSGQKMRLKGRGMGRGAAKGDQMVRIMIKVPKNITEEEKDLWQQLSEKSGFNPRN, from the coding sequence ATGGAATACAAGGACTATTACAAGATCCTGGGGGTGGATAAGAATGCTTCCCAGGAAGAGATCACCAAGGCCTATAAGAAGCTGGCCAGAAAATATCATCCCGATTTGAACCCGGATGATTCTACGGCTGAAGACAGGTTTAAAGACGTTAACGAAGCTTACGAAGTGCTCAAGGACCCGGAAAAGAGAAAGCATTATGATGCACTGGGTGCCGACTGGCAGCACGGACAGAATTTTCAGCCGCCGCCGGGTTATGAGAATGTACACTTTGAATTCCGCGGTGATCCCGGTGCAGGTCAGGGATTCGACATGGGCGGATTCAGTGATTTCTTTGAGTCTATTTTCAGGGGCTTCGGCGGTGCAGGCCAGGATTTCCGGGGCGGCGGCACCAGGGGATTCAGGGGTGATCCTTTTTCCGGAGGGGGATTTTCCTCCAAGGGACAGGACGCTGAGGCCACCCTGGAGCTGACCCTGGAAGAGGCCTACAAAGGCGGCAAAAAGAGTATTACCCTGCAGGAGCAGGTAATGGGTGCCGATGGCATGCCCCATGTGCAGAATAAGACCCTGAGCGTCAATGTTCCCAAGGGCATCAAGGACGGCAGCAAGATCCGCCTTTCAGGACAGGGTTCGCCCGGGCGCGGGCAGGGGGCTGCCGGGGATCTGTATCTGAAAGTCAGAATAGCCCCGCATCCTTATTTCAAGGTGGACGGCAACAATATAATCTATGATCTGCCCCTGGCACCCTGGGAAGCCGTCCTGGGCGCAAAAGTCCGGGTTCCCACGCTGGATGGGGATGTGGAGATGAATATCCCGTCCGGCATGAGCAGCGGCCAGAAGATGCGCCTCAAGGGACGCGGCATGGGCCGTGGGGCTGCCAAGGGCGACCAGATGGTCAGGATCATGATAAAAGTCCCCAAAAACATTACTGAAGAAGAAAAAGACCTGTGGCAACAACTCTCGGAAAAATCCGGGTTTAACCCCAGGAATTAG
- a CDS encoding tetratricopeptide repeat protein, with translation MSMLYRSIQKLRRQDEHDIPVPSFVFKYSAGSSRKRYMRAGLISLVMLAVVTIPVLIFQSRLDVYLQSPESSEQYSVAGYEMTNPQTTRQEQTVDDSAGSEATVSEEEILVAGEDGSAMSVDTAGADEVKRQETSEASETGVAEDIVRDKLAGHASVQQESSYVKQGLDPGPPEPADLPQGYSQVRLDRDLQEHFTRQAQRNRTAMSLNRDMNAAFAAGDYDDVHEYMVRLRDILPGASPLVLKWEGILAMQDNDYEKARRKFQAVLSQNPEDSSARANLALAMLKLDRTDQARKILAELRAKSPDNPMIETLTRLLR, from the coding sequence ATGAGCATGCTTTACAGAAGCATACAGAAGCTTCGCCGTCAGGATGAGCATGACATCCCTGTACCCTCGTTTGTTTTTAAGTACAGCGCAGGCTCTTCCCGGAAAAGATACATGAGGGCCGGTCTGATTTCGCTGGTCATGCTGGCGGTTGTGACCATACCGGTGCTTATTTTTCAGTCAAGGTTAGATGTTTACCTGCAAAGCCCGGAATCATCTGAGCAGTACAGTGTCGCCGGTTATGAAATGACTAACCCGCAAACAACCAGGCAGGAACAGACAGTAGATGATTCAGCCGGTTCCGAGGCAACGGTGTCTGAGGAAGAAATTCTTGTTGCCGGTGAAGATGGCTCAGCAATGTCTGTGGATACTGCCGGTGCAGATGAGGTGAAGCGGCAGGAAACATCTGAAGCATCTGAAACCGGGGTTGCTGAAGATATTGTCCGGGACAAGCTGGCCGGGCATGCCAGCGTCCAGCAGGAATCCTCCTACGTAAAACAGGGGCTTGATCCCGGACCGCCTGAACCAGCCGATCTTCCTCAAGGATACAGCCAGGTCCGCCTGGACAGGGACCTTCAGGAGCATTTTACGCGTCAGGCCCAGCGAAACCGCACGGCTATGAGCCTCAACAGAGATATGAATGCTGCCTTTGCCGCTGGAGATTATGATGATGTGCACGAATACATGGTCAGGCTGAGAGATATTTTACCCGGTGCAAGCCCGCTGGTTCTCAAGTGGGAGGGCATTCTGGCCATGCAGGATAACGACTATGAAAAAGCACGCAGAAAATTCCAGGCTGTATTGAGTCAGAACCCGGAGGACTCTTCCGCCCGGGCCAATCTGGCCCTGGCCATGTTGAAGCTTGATCGTACTGACCAGGCCAGAAAAATACTCGCTGAGTTGAGAGCCAAATCCCCTGATAACCCGATGATTGAAACCCTTACCCGCCTGCTTCGCTGA